One segment of Triticum aestivum cultivar Chinese Spring chromosome 2A, IWGSC CS RefSeq v2.1, whole genome shotgun sequence DNA contains the following:
- the LOC123186844 gene encoding disease resistance protein RGA2-like, which translates to MYAALSAAQWVVGKALAPVADGVLEAWAATRNFGFNIEALSMELMLVKATLEQAGRKELGGPAMEMLLQKLRDSAQNAEDLLDELDYFRIHDELHGTDDAAGEHNKGCFHNLAFNACHTAKAFGKLVNCAKHRQRSHSDSSAPDANQELSGCMPKLGKLLPCSSSLHPHVRDGDRGSDDDCDSDDDCGNLQETPKLEFNRVYFSQRMKDIVEKLQLMRNEVSKILIHCGPRTVPDIALSRPITKSRIDEPKLYGRDHVMNSIIHDITKGQYYDKGLTVLPVVGTGGMGKTTLIQHIYRSQQVQNHFPVMIWICVSLNFNLDKVLEQIKTCTPRVEMEKEAITTEDVIEQRLKYKRFLLVLDDIWRISNGDDWKKLLSTLNQSEERGCMILVTTQFQAIAQKVKTTGQSIELNGLESEEFRKLFLAFVFGDEQCARDKHFLLETGDKIMEKLKGSPLAAKTVGRLLSKELSLRHWKRVLKSKEWEKQTDDNEIMPALKISFDFLPFYLKQCFSYSALFPEDYHFRSHELINLWTGLDILVPGGQNQVVQDIGLSNLNELVIHGFFREEETNDGLHYVMHDLLHDLALKVASHDCLSLHLSDVGSVDIQPSTHHLYVRTENLGEYNAVSSQNIKSELEKLKTSLKVEHLQTLMLFGKMDKGFAKIFGDFFGEANALRVLYFPDMTYPVESMLHNFSGLVHLRFLCLGTKEWQMHLPLSILKFYHLRVLDLKSWHGSCDFPEDMSNLAKLCHYYTPRDEELHSHIYNVGKLKLLEELKVFQVNKKSEGFELKQLEHLTKLRELGIYNLEKVHTKDEAAQAKLIEKNYLRRLTMDWDSDRSTVEPGVEAMVLENLRPHGDLQMLCIRGNRGPSCPAWLGDELAVDALQSLSLYCVSWGVFPSLGKAWDLRELRLEHVDKPKEFTIEKSFCMLIKLELIGLGSFENWVYPAEQESSVSGDLLPPDAHMFPLLQVLIIRECPKLLGLPFLDHIVSPDWFPKLQELEVCDCPEFLPVIPISWMESLCFVKMKCIKMLKEFAYSKSSNGAELEIIGEGDLHSIDQVLVFDKETSLGKLTLERCPPLELKHLLMLTSVKTLIVRKSDGLVGPLGGQGDVEWQLPVEFITIWDLNGNSGKELTDLIPHLPNLSKLDIRFCKNIKRLVVGVDLRHTTSAAPEMDEDEIRAAEEEEDEGVLLFPAHLFDSLQELVICESQELVLVDPPTLVPGGGWLETFRSLQRLRIEGTPRFLSAFSFSHHIFPSSLRFLKLSAVKGMETLEPLSNLFSLTRLQLWYCGEDLKCHGLEFLLACGQLKELQVIGSHRFFAGWVPNPWREPVSSTLRELCTDDARGLLSAPICSFLSSSLTKLELGGIGSEGMKRFSKKQEAALQLLSSLQQLKFLCFHSLQQLPAGLHKLNSLNTLLLRFCPAVSSLPNDGLLDYLLELDVSKCCNAELKEQCRGLLGTILSVKID; encoded by the coding sequence ATGTACGCGGCCCTCAGTGCGGCGCAATGGGTAGTCGGCAAGGCGCTAGCCCCCGTTGCGGACGGGGTGCTGGAGGCATGGGCGGCCACCAGGAACTTTGGTTTCAACATCGAGGCCCTCAGCATGGAACTGATGCTGGTGAAGGCCACGCTCGAACAAGCTGGACGCAAGGAGCTCGGCGGGCCGGCCATGGAGATGTTGCTGCAGAAGCTGCGTGACTCGGCGCAAAATGCTGAAGACTTGCTAGATGAGCTCGACTACTTCCGCATCCACGATGAGCTCCATGGCACCGATGATGCTGCCGGCGAGCACAACAAGGGTTGCTTCCACAACCTTGCCTTTAATGCTTGCCACACCGCCAAAGCTTTTGGCAAACTGGTCAACTGTGCTAAGCATCGGCAGAGGTCACACAGCGACTCCTCGGCCCCAGACGCCAACCAGGAGCTTAGCGGATGCATGCCCAAGCTTGGTAAACTCCTCCCTTGCTCATCTTCCCTGCATCCACATGTTCGTGATGGTGATCGTGGCAGTGATGACGActgtgatagtgatgatgattgtGGCAATTTGCAAGAAACACCAAAGCTTGAGTTTAATAGGGTTTATTTCTCTCAAAGGATGAAGGACATTGTAGAGAAATTGCAACTTATGCGCAATGAGGTTAGCAAGATTCTGATACATTGTGGCCCTAGAACTGTCCCAGACATTGCCCTGAGTCGTCCTATCACCAAAAGTCGAATTGATGAGCCAAAACTGTATGGGAGGGACCATGTCATGAATAGCATCATACATGATATCACCAAGGGTCAATACTATGACAAGGGTCTAACTGTGTTGCCGGTAGTGGGTACAGGGGGAATGGGGAAGACAACTCTTATACAACACATATATCGCAGCCAGCAAGTGCAGAATCATTTTCCAGTCATGATTTGGATATGTGTATCGCTCAATTTCAATCTAGATAAGGTGCTAGAACAAATTAAAACATGTACACCTCGAGTTGAAATGGAAAAAGAGGCTATTACAACAGAAGATGTGATCGAACAAAGATTAAAATATAAAAGGTTCTTGCTTGTATTGGATGATATATGGCGGATTAGTAATGGTGATGATTGGAAAAAATTATTGTCGACGCTCAATCAATCAGAAGAAAGGGGGTGCATGATTCTAGTCACAACTCAGTTCCAGGCAATAGCACAAAAGGTTAAAACAACTGGCCAATCAATAGAACTGAATGGTTTAGAATCTGAAGAGTTTAGGAAGTTATTTCTTGCATTTGTCTTTGGTGATGAACAATGTGCAAGGGATAAACATTTCTTACTTGAGACAGGAGATAAGATAATGGAAAAGCTGAAGGGCTCCCCTCTTGCAGCAAAAACTGTTGGTAGATTACTGAGTAAAGAACTTAGCTTGCGGCATTGGAAAAGGGTCCTAAAAAGTAAGGAATGGGAGAAGCAAACCGATGACAATGAAATTATGCCTGCCTTGAAGATTAGCTTTGACTTTCTCCCTTTTTATTTGAAACAATGTTTCTCCTATTCTGCATTGTTTCCTGAAGATTATCATTTCAGAAGCCACGAGCTCATCAACCTGTGGACCGGACTAGACATTTTGGTACCTGGTGGCCAAAACCAAGTTGTTCAAGATATAGGTTTGAGTAATTTAAATGAGCTAGTTATCCATGGATTTTTCAGagaagaggaaactaatgatggTCTGCATTATGTTATGCATGACCTATTGCATGATTTGGCATTGAAGGTTGCATCACATGATTGTCTTAGTTTACATCTCTCTGATGTTGGGTCAGTAGATATTCAGCCATCCACCCATCACTTGTATGTACGCACagagaacttgggtgaatataatgCAGTGTCTTCTCAAAACATTAAGAGTGAATTGGAAAAGTTGAAGACATCATTGAAGGTTGAACATTTGCAAACATTGATGTTATTTGGAAAAATGGATAAAGGTTTTGCCAAGAtatttggtgatttttttggggaaGCAAATGCTCTTCGTGTTCTTTATTTTCCTGACATGACGTATCCCGTGGAATCCATGTTACATAACTTTTCAGGACTTGTCCACCTACGATTCCTATGTCTAGGGACAAAGGAGTGGCAGATGCATTTACCACTTAGCATCCTTAAATTTTATCACTTAAGGGTTCTAGATCTTAAGTCGTGGCATGGCAGTTGTGATTTTCCTGAAGACATGAGCAACCTTGCAAAATTGTGCCATTATTATACCCCAAGAGATGAGGAGCTTCATTCTCATATTTATAATGTGGGAAAACTTAAACTCTTGGAAGAGTTAAAGGTATTTCAGGTCAATAAAAAGAGTGAAGGATTTGAACTAAAGCAACTAGAGCATTTGACCAAGCTAAGGGAACTTGGCATCTACAACCTCGAGAAAGTGCATACAAAAGACGAAGCAGCTCAAGCAAAACTGATAGAGAAAAACTACTTGAGGAGGTTAACAATGGATTGGGATAGTGATCGATCTACTGTTGAGCCTGGTGTGGAAGCAATGGTTCTTGAGAACCTTCGACCGCATGGAGATCTTCAAATGTTGTGCATTAGAGGGAACAGAGGCCCTTCTTGCCCAGCATGGCTAGGTGATGAGCTCGCTGTTGATGCTCTACAATCTCTTAGTCTTTATTGTGTTTCTTGGGGAGTTTTCCCTTCTTTAGGGAAGGCATGGGATCTTCGTGAACTAAGATTGGAGCATGTTGACAAGCCGAAGGAGTTTACTATAGAGAAAAGCTTTTGCATGCTAATAAAGCTTGAACTAATTGGCCTAGGAAGTTTTGAAAATTGGGTTTACCCAGCTGAACAAGAGTCTTCCGTTAGTGGAGACTTGTTGCCACCGGATGCTCATATGTTCCCTCTTTTGCAAGTTCTGATTATTAGGGAGTGCCCGAAACTATTGGGGTTGCCTTTCTTGGACCACATTGTTTCCCCAGATTGGTTccccaagctacaagagcttgAGGTATGCGACTGTCCCGAATTCTTGCCAGTGATTCCCATCTCCTGGATGGAAAGTCTTTGTTTTGTCAAGATGAAATGTATAAAGATGCTAAAGGAGTTTGCGTACTCAAAATCATCCAATGGAGCAGAATTGGAGATTATCGGAGAGGGTGATCTACATAGCATCGACCAAGTGTTAGTTTTTGATAAAGAAACTAGTCTTGGGAAGCTGACACTCGAGAGGTGCCCACCTCTGGAGTTGAAGCACCTCTTAATGCTAACCTCGGTGAAGACATTGATTGTAAGAAAATCAGATGGTCTAGTTGGACCACTAGGAGGTCAGGGTGATGTGGAATGGCAGCTCCCTGTTGAGTTTATCACGATCTGGGACTTAAATGGTAATAGTGGGAAGGAATTGACAGATCTCATCCCTCACCTCCCAAATCTCTCTAAATTGGACATAAGGTTTTGTAAAAACATAAAACGTTTGGTAGTAGGGGTGGATTTGCGACATACAACATCGGCAGCACCAGAGATGGATGAAGATGAAATAAGagcagcagaagaggaagaggatgaagggGTGCTGCTCTTCCCAGCTCATCTCTTTGACTCACTTCAGGAGTTGGTCATCTGCGAGTCCCAAGAGCTGGTACTGGTGGACCCACCAACTCTTGTTCCAGGAGGAGGATGGCTTGAAACCTTCCGATCCCTCCAGAGACTAAGAATAGAGGGCACCCCAAGATTTCTATCCGCCTTCTCATTTTCCCATCACATTTTTCCTTCCTCCCTGAGGTTCCTGAAGCTTTCAGCTGTGAAAGGCATGGAGACACTGGAGCCCCTCTCAAATCTCTTCTCTCTTACCAGATTACAATTGTGGTATTGCGGAGAGGATCTGAAATGTCACGGCTTGGAGTTTCTCCTTGCCTGTGGCCAACTCAAGGAATTACAAGTCATTGGAAGCCATAGGTTCTTTGCTGGTTGGGTTCCCAATCCCTGGCGGGAGCCTGTTTCATCCACACTGCGGGAGCTCTGCACGGATGATGCCAGGGGACTTCTTAGTGCACCTATCTGCAGcttcctctcttcctccctcaCCAAGCTTGAACTTGGTGGGATAGGGTCTGAAGGGATGAAGCGCTTCAGCAAGAAGCAAGAGGCCGCCCTTCAGCTCCTCTCCTCCCTCCAGCAACTTAAGTTTTTGTGTTTCCACAGTCTTCAGCAACTCCCTGCAGGGCTGCACAAGCTTAACAGTCTCAACACATTATTGCTCCGCTTCTGCCCAGCTGTCTCGTCGTTGCCCAACGATGGCCTCCTGGATTACCTGCTAGAGCTGGATGTCTCTAAGTGCTGTAACGCGGAGCTGAAAGAGCAGTGCAGGGGGTTACTGGGAACCATACTTTCCGTCAAAATAGACTGA
- the LOC123184147 gene encoding noroxomaritidine synthase 1 — translation MFPSFVANLHNLQDYFTLVLAGSGHNFRAHGPPGTGMQFFVTCDPANIRHIFTTNYTNFPKGAEFAAIFDIMGGSIFTIDGEPARRQRAKIKGVLSSQRLLARMEACCRDKVENILLPLFAHMASTDTPFNMQELMSRFMFDMAATPLFDVDPGLLSWDMPPMDAAVAMDTVMEVALFRVMMPASCWRLIRWLNMDPERKLKAAHTVLCAFVMEMMDRRKVNTCRVGNDEEQEGIDIFSSFLNDPDYDDDDLLRAMIISYMLAARDTVGATLTWIFYNLAQHPKIVSIIRKELSPIASRKVAAGVDSMVIFEPNETKSLVYLRAVLYETLRLYPAAPLERKVVAADDIMPSGHEVHTGDTIFISLHSMGRMQGIWGKDCLNYNPDRWFSEDGNKLRYIPSHKFLAFNSGPRMCLGKDIAVMQMKTVIASTLWNFDVEVMEGQSIQPKPSCILEMKNGLMVKLKKREM, via the coding sequence ATGTTCCCTTCCTTCGTGGCCAACCTCCACAACTTGCAGGATTATTTCACCCTTGTCCTCGCTGGATCAGGTCACAACTTCAGGGCGCACGGCCCTCCTGGAACCGGAATGCAGTTCTTCGTCACATGCGACCCTGCCAACATCCGGCACATCTTCACGACCAACTACACCAACTTTCCCAAGGGTGCGGAGTTCGCCGCGATCTTCGACATCATGGGTGGCAGCATCTTCACCATCGACGGTGAGCCAGCCCGTCGACAGCGTGCGAAAATCAAGGGCGTACTCAGCAGCCAGCGGTTGCTTGCAAGGATGGAGGCTTGCTGCCGCGACAAGGTAGAGAACATCCTCCTCCCGTTGTTTGCGCACATGGCGAGCACCGACACTCCATTCAACATGCAAGAACTCATGTCAAGGTTTATGTTTGACATGGCTGCTACTCCTCTCTTCGATGTGGACCCTGGTCTCCTATCTTGGGACATGCCGCCCATGGACGCTGCCGTTGCCATGGACACGGTCATGGAGGTGGCCTTATTCCGAGTCATGATGCCAGCTTCTTGTTGGAGGTTGATCAGGTGGCTAAACATGGACCCTGAGAGGAAGCTCAAGGCAGCACACACGGTGCTATGTGCCTTCGTCATGGAGATGATGGATAGGAGGAAGGTCAACACATGTCGTGTTGGCAATGACGAGGAACAAGAAGGTATAGATATTTTTTCTTCCTTCCTCAACGACCCCGATTATGACGATGATGACTTGCTCCGTGCGATGATCATTAGCTACATGCTCGCTGCCAGGGACACAGTTGGAGCAACATTGACATGGATTTTCTACAACCTTGCCCAACACCCTAAAATTGTGTCAATCATCCGCAAAGAACTCTCACCCATTGCATCACGTAAAGTAGCGGCCGGTGTGGATTCCATGGTGATCTTCGAGCCGAATGAGACCAAATCTCTGGTCTATCTAAGAGCCGTCTTGTACGAGACTCTCAGGTTGTACCCAGCGGCGCCTCTTGAGCGCAAGGTAGTCGCCGCTGATGATATCATGCCGAGTGGCCATGAGGTGCACACCGGCGACACCATCTTTATTTCTCTCCATTCCATGGGGAGAATGCAGGGCATATGGGGTAAAGATTGCCTGAACTACAATCCAGATAGGTGGTTCTcggaggatggcaacaagctaagGTACATACCATCTCACAAGTTCTTGGCCTTCAACTCGGGCCCGAGGATGTGCCTCGGGAAGGACATCGCGGTTATGCAGATGAAGACAGTCATCGCCTCAACATTGTGGAACTTCGATGTGGAGGTGATGGAAGGGCAAAGCATCCAGCCTAAGCCGTCTTGTATACTGGAGATGAAAAATGGGCTTATGGTTAAGCTGAAAAAGCGAGAAATGTAA